Proteins encoded by one window of Aspergillus puulaauensis MK2 DNA, chromosome 4, nearly complete sequence:
- the GUT1_1 gene encoding glycerol kinase (COG:G;~EggNog:ENOG410PFNN;~InterPro:IPR018485,IPR018484,IPR018483,IPR043129;~PFAM:PF00370,PF02782;~go_function: GO:0016773 - phosphotransferase activity, alcohol group as acceptor [Evidence IEA];~go_process: GO:0005975 - carbohydrate metabolic process [Evidence IEA]) has translation MDQTETFVGSIDQGTTSTRFLVFNREGEPVASHQVEFKQIYPNPGWHEHDPLELVSSVETCVEEAVKQFEISGNDRRCIKAVGITNQRETTVVWDYETGEPLYNAIVWTDTRSQAVVDELKQKPGASQLQEICGLPLSTYSSSSKLLWMLTNVSKVRDSYEKGTLAFGTVDSWLVYRLNGGSRANVFVSDSTNASRTMFMNLKTLEYDDFLLDFFGIKGRVHLPKIVPSSDATSYGTLTSGSLAGVPIMGCLGDQSSALVGQKGFSPGLAKNTYGTGCFLLYNVGDKPVISKHGLLATIAYHFDGRPVYALEGSIAVGGSGVKFLQNNLEFFKESKEVNDLALTVEDNGGCVFVTAFSGLYAPYWIDDAKGTIFGITQYTQKGHIARATLEATCFQTKAILDAMEKDSGHALSELAVDGGMSNSDLSMQVQKLSSNPSPTFKHMRQPMLTALLSINVQIQADLISIPVYRPKMRETTALGAAIAAGLAVGLWRNFAELRDINRAGGTVFRPQMSVDQSCEQFKLWEKAVGMCKGWVGDKAHSKDQDSPKQTNGHTVDLSNGGSGVVDTASPTKTIPPTNTNGDMVLSKAPWINISGDLGDADDQDLFLELRKLEILQRLKRLGKIKVTYL, from the exons ACATGTGTCGAAGAAGCTGTCAAGCAATTCGAGATCAGTGGAAACGATCGGCGGTGCATTAAGGCGGTGGGTATCACCAATCAACGAGAGACTACAGTAGTTTGGGACTATGAAACGGGCGAACCACTCTATAATGCCATTGTCTGGACGGATACCCGCTCGCAAGCCGTCGTGGACGAGCTGAAACAGAAACCCGGGGCATCGCAACTGCAAGAAATCTGCGGCCTACCGCTTTCCACCTactcatcgtcttccaagCTTCTTTGGATGCTTACAAATGTTAGCAAGGTTAGAGACTCATATGAGAAGGGTACACTAGCCTTCGGTACCGTTGATTCTTGGCTGGTCTACAGACTCAATGGCGGAAGCAGAGCCAATGTGTTTGTCTCTGACTCTACCAATGCGTCGCGAACAATGTTCATGAATCTCAAAACCCTAGAGTATGACGACTTCCTATTAGATTTCTTCGGGATTAAAGGACGAGTGCATCTACCCAAAATTGTTCCTTCCTCAGATGCGACATCCTATGGGACACTTACCTCGGGGAGTCTGGCAGGTGTCCCCATCATGGGATGCTTAGGAGACCAGTCCTCAGCTCTTGTCGGGCAAAAGGGTTTCTCTCCGGGGTTGGCCAAAAATACATACGGCACAGGTTGCTTCCTATTGTACAATGTTGGGGACAAGCCGGTGATCTCCAAACACGGCCTACTCGCAACCATAGCATACCATTTTGACGGGCGACCAGTCTATGCTCTTGAAGGGAGTATTGCAGTCGGAGGCTCTGGAGTTAAATTCCTCCAAAATAACCTTGAGTTCTTCAAGGAATCCAAAGAGGTAAATGATCTAGCCCTAACAGTTGAAGACAATGGTGGCTGCGTTTTCGTCACCGCATTCAGCGGGCTCTACGCTCCATACTGGATTGACGATGCCAAAGGAACCATCT TTGGAATCACCCAATATACCCAAAAAGGCCATATCGCCCGAGCAACACTCGAAGCCACATGTTTTCAAACCAAGGCAATCCTCGATGCTATGGAGAAAGACAGTGGTCACGCGTTATCAGAGCTCGCTGTTGACGGCGGAATGAGCAACTCTGATCTTTCCATGCAGGTACAGAAGCTATCTagcaaccccagccccaCTTTCAAGCATATGCGCCAGCCGATGCTAACCGcgttattatctataaatgTACAGATCCAAGCCgatctcatctccatccctgTATACCGGCCTAAAATGCGCGAAACCACCGCCCTTGGCGCTGCAATAGCCGCAGGCCTAGCTGTAGGGCTCTGGCGCAACTTTGCCGAACTACGCGATATCAACCGCGCCGGTGGCACCGTCTTCCGTCCACAGATGAGCGTAGATCAGAGTTGCGAGCAGTTTAAACTCTGGGAGAAGGCTGTAGGGATGTGTAAGGGTTGGGTCGGCGATAAAGCACATTCAAAAGACCAAGATTCCCCGAAACAGACCAACGGGCATACAGTGGATCTGAGCAACGGCGGTagcggtgttgttgatacAGCGTCCCCCACGAAGACCATTCCACCGACGAATACGAATGGTGATATGGTGCTGTCTAAGGCTCCGTGGATCAATATCTCAGGGGACCTGGGAGACGCCGATGACCAGGATTTGTTCCTTGAGttgaggaagctggagattCTCCAGAGGCTGAAAAGGCTGGGGAAGATTAAGGTTACTTATCTTTGA